ACAAAGCCCGGTGTTCTTTTTGCCAATAACCAAACATCGATGTCCGGATCTATCGGTTTTCCACGCATGTGAATTTTCAAAATCTCAGCCCTACCCTTAACATCAGGTGGATCAACGGTTATCTTTTTGTCAAACCTGCCAGGTCTCAGGAGAGCCCTGTCCAGGATATCCGGCCTGTTTGTGGCTGCCATAACAATAACACCCGTTTTTGTGTCGAATCCATCCATTTCAACGAGAATCTGATTCAACGTCTGCTCTCTTTCGTCATGACCTCCACCAAGACCGGCACCTCTGTGCCTTCCGACAGCATCGATTTCGTCAATGAATATTATCGATGGAGCATTAGCCTTAGCTTGAATAAAAAGATCACGAACCCTGGCTGCACCAACACCCACAAAGAGTTCAACAAAGTCAGAGCCACTAATATAGAAGAAGGGAACATCTGCTTCACCCGCAACAGCTTTGGCCAACAATGTTTTACCAGTTCCGGGAGGTCCAACGAGAAGTATCCCTTTTGGCATTCTTGCGCCCGTTTCCGTGAATATATTTGGATCTTTCAGGTAGCTGACTGCATCTTTCAATTCCTCAACTGCTTCATCTACACCTGCTACATCTTTAAAAGTTACTTTATCTCCGGTGGACATGTACTTTTTAGCTGGACTTCTGGTAAAACTGAAAGCCTGTGAATTCCTTCCAGACAGAGAGCGCATGGCAAAAAACCAGATAAAAACGATTATTGCGAGGGGGATGATTGTGCCGAGAAGGTTTACCCAGAACATGGAATCGTTACCTTTTTCGTATCTTACCTCTACACCCTTCTGTACCAGATCATCTATGAGTGACTGAAATCTGTCTGTGGAAAGTGTCTGCGGTGAGACATATGTTTGGTAAGATTTAGGCTTACCGCTTACAAATTTCGAATACACGACTCGACCATCATCGTAAACTACAAGTTCATCTATGTTGTTCAATTCAAGCTCTCTAATGAACTCACTATATTCGACTGTATTTACTTCAGTGCTTGGATAGAGTCCTCTAAGGGCCAATATGAGAAAAATCCCAAAGAGAAAATAAAATAGAATCATTCCTAATTTGGGTCTACGTTCCACTTGTTGACCTCCTTTCGAACCTAAAGAGGAGAAATTCATCCTTTCTGTCAATGCTTCTGCAAAATTCACTTGCTCTAACCCCTGGAATCCAAAGAACTCTGCCTTCACTATCCTCTAGTACCATAAGGTTGAGGAACACATCCGGGGTTGCCTTGTGAGCCGCAAGTGTTACTACATCTTTCTTACTATGCAAACCAAAGGGTATGATTTTATCAGTCTTTTTCGCTCCCCTTAAAAACAGTGGAAACTTGACTGTTGAAACCGGACAGACAGCCATATAGCTTCCATCAACGTTGTCAGGTATATCATGTGCCTTTTCAATTATCACATTACCAAAATCAAACTCAGCCATAAACGGAATGTTTGAGATCTGCAGTACTTCAGGCTCAACAATGGATGAGCTATTATAGAAGCGTATATAACTGCCTTCATGTACACAATCAACACCACCAGGGAACTGAATTTTCCAGCCCCCTTTAGGTGATGCTAACATTTTTTTAAAGACCATGACTCGTTCTCTACTGGGTGGATAGTGCCTTGCCGAAAGGCGCTGAACGATAATTCGAACGTACTCCGCTGTGACAGGCCAATCGCAAGTCATCAACAGTTCTTTCTTTATCAATGCCTGACCTTCACGCCAGTGTGTATCACTTAGCAATTTCCTGACATTCTTTTCCAATATCATAAACGTTTCAAAAGTGTTCACAAAAAAACGCCAAAAAGCTTTTTCGTATGCTGGATTTAGCTTCTTCAAAAGCGGCATGACTTTTAGCCTGATGTAATTCCTATCAAAATCTTCAACAGTGTTGGTTTTATCACTGCTGAATGGAATCATGTTAATTGTAACATAATCTTTGATGTCCTGCACTGTCACAGATAAGAACGGGCGGATGATCATACCATCAATAGGCTTCATACCAAGGATCCCTTTTATCCCTGTTCCGCGAACCAATCTCATAAGAATCGTCTCAGCCAAATCGTTCAGATGATGGGCAACGGCAATCTTATCGGCGCCAACAGATGCTCTTATGCGATGTAAAAATTCCATCCTCTTCAACCTCGCCGCTTCTTCAGGTGAAAACTCGCGATTTTCTTCCATGAATTTTCTAACATCGATCCTTTCATGATAAAAGGGAATTCCTCTTTCGCTGCAGTATTTTCTGATCATTTGAGCTTCCACTTTACCTTCCGCACCTCTTAACCCATGATCCAGGTTTGCAGCAACTATCTCACAATCGAAGAGATCGGTGTGCTTTGAAAGAAAATGAAGAAGGGCCATAGAATCTTTGCCACCCGATACAGCTATGAGAATTTTACTCTTGGGTTCTATCATTTCATACTGTTTGATAAACTCAAGTACTTTCCTCTCAAAACTGGAAGTCATTAAATCACTTCCTAAATCAAAATTAAAGCGCCCGCTGAGGGCGCTGGAGCCAACGGTGGGACTCGAACCCACAACCTGCTCATTACGAATGAGCCGCTCTGCCAGTTGAGCTACATTGGCACACAGCAGTATTTTACATTAGCAGGCGCAAACTGTCAATTGGTTAACTGGCATATGCTACGCTCCTTCTTTCTCTGATTACTGTCACTTTAACCACACCGGGATATTCCATTTCTTCTTCAATTTTCCTCGCGATGTCTGCAGCAAGTTTTTCAGCCAGGAGATCATCTACTTTATCAGGTTCCACAATTACCCTCAGTTCCCTTCCTGCTTGAATTGCGTAAGCTTTTTCTACATGAGAAAAACTCGTTGCGATTTCCTCAAGTTTTTCCAGTCGTTTTATATACATATCGAGGGATTCGCGCCTTGCGCCAGGACGTGCAGCAGAAATAGCATCAGCGGCAGCTATAAGCACACTTTCAGGTGAAGTGGCTTCGGTTTCTCCGTGATGGTATTGAATCATATTTACTATATCTGCCTTTTCACCATAACGCTTGGCGATTTCTCCTCCTATTATTGCGTGAGAACCTTCAAGTTCGTGGTCAACGGCTTTTCCTAGGTCGTGAAGGAGAGCCCCTCTTTTAACTTTGTCAACATTGAGCCCTAGCTCTGCCGCCATAAGCGTCGCTATTTGCGCAACTTCTATCGAGTGTTCAAGGACATTCTGTCCATAACTTGTTCTGTATTTAAGACGACCGAGCAGTTTTACCAGTTCAGGGTGCATTGATGGTATTCCGACCTTCATCAGTGCCTCCTGACCCGCTTCCTTTACTTCTAAATAGACAGCCTTTTTGGCTTTTTCGTACATCTCTTCTATCCTGGCTGGATGAATTCTTCCATCTTCCACAAGTCTTTCAAGAGTCAACTTTGCGACCGCTCTACGGAGAGGATTAAAACAGGAAACCACAACTATTTCTGGTGTGTCATCGATGATTAAATCAGCGCCTGTGAGCTTCTCAAAAGCTCTAATATTCCTTCCTTCCCTTCCAATTATCCGTCCCTTCATTTCATCGGAAGGCAGGCTTACCGTGCTCACTGTAATATCTCCTGTAACATCCGCAGCATAACGTTGAACAGCGTTCACTATTACCCATTTTGCATGTTTCATAGCTTCTTCTTCGTACTGGTCTTTTATCTGCTTGAACCGTTGGGCGATCTCATATTCGTAAATCTCCTCCGCTCTTTTGATCACGAGTTCTCGCGCTTCTTCAGGTGTAAGTTCAGAAAGTTCATATAACTTCTTCTCAGCGGCTTCTTTGAGGTTTTTTATTTCTTCACGTTTCGATTCGAGCTCGAATTTCATTTTTTCAAGAACTTCTTCCTTTCTATCGAGGTTATCTTCCTTTCTGGACAACCTCTCATCCCACTGCTTGAGTTCCTCTCTTTCTTTTCGAAGCTCTCTTTCCATTTCTTCTCTGAATTTATGAAGCTCTTCGCGACCTTCTATGAGAGCCTTTTTCCTCAAATGTTCAGCCTCTTCAAGAGCCCTTTTCTTTATCGATTCAGCATCCTGCCTGGCAGCTTTAAGCTGTTCTTCAAGCCTGTTTTTAACCCTTTTGGTGACTATGGGGATTGCGATGAATGTTATCGCTGTTCCTATTATTAATCCGATAAAAATCCCAATTATCATATCTTTCGCTGGTATTTAAACCCTAATGGGATATTCCAGCTCCCTCCTTCCTTTCAGGTCTCATGTGAGTTTAAGATTTCCCTTAGAGTAGCATCGATCATGGAAGAGGCAAAGCCCCTTCGGTAAAGCTTTGCTTTTAATTTTTCAATAGCACTCGAATCGTCAATATCAAACCTAACCCTTTCAAGATATGCCTTCAAGACTGAGGTTATATCGATTTCATCTTTCAATCTGGACAGTGTTTTCGTAACGATTTCCTTCGAAATTCCCAAGCTCAATAGTTCTCTTTCTATCCTGTAAGGCCCTTTAAAATGTACCTTCAAAGCATCGTAAGCATATAGCCAGGCGAACATTTCATCATCGACAAATCCATGTTCCTTTAGCCAGGCCACAACTTCGGTTATCACCTGAAATGGATATCCTTTTTCTTTAAGCCTTTTGAAAATCTCTTTTTCGGCTCTTGAGCGATATTTTAACAATCTGAAAGCATCGCTTTTTGCCCTTTCAAACTCCGGGCTCTTTTCACTTCTGTTCATTGTCTACGGTGTCGCCTGCTTTCTTGGCTTCGACGAGAGGAAGACCATACTTTTCACGAATTCTATTCTCTATCTCGAGCATCAGTTGTGGGTTACTGTTCAAGAATTCAACGCCGTTGCTTTTTCCCTGACCAAGACTTATCTCTTTTCCATCTTTCGATATGTACGTGTACCACGCGCCTTTTCGCTCTATCATACCTTCTTTCACGGCTAGATTGAACAATTCATTATCATGAGCGATGCCCCTACCATAGATTAGATCGACCCTGGTGTCTTTGAATGGAGGTGCGACCTTGTTTTTCACTACTTTGATAGTTACTTCATTCCCAATTATTTCGTTTCCTTCACGAATGGCAGAGCTCTTCCGAACTTCCAGTCTAATAGAAGAATAAAATTTTAGTGCCACACCACCGGTGGTGGTTTCGGGGTTACCATAAACCACACCTATTTTCATTCTTGTCTGGTTGATGAACATGACGATGCTGTTTGACTTACTCACCGTACCTGAAATTTTTCTGAGCGCCTGTGACATCAATCTGGCCTGAAGCCCTACCTGCAACTCTCCCATTGAGCCCTCTATTTCAGCTCTGGGAACGAGGGCAGCAACGGAATCAACCACGATCAAATCGACGGCATTTGACCTCACGAGACCATCAACGATTTCGAGGGCCTGTTCGCCATAATCCGGCTGGGAGATAAGCAGATTATCAACATCGATACCAAGAGCTCTGGCATAGTTGATATCGAGAGCATGTTCCGCATCGACAAAAGCCGCAATGCCACCCTTCTTTTGAGCTTCAGCAATAGCATGAAGAGCGATTGTTGTCTTCCCGCTGGACTCGGCTCCATATATCTCGACCACCCTGCCACGCGGATAACCTCCAACCACTAGAGCAATGTCCAAAGAAAGAGAACCACTGGGAATGACATCTATATTGCTCCTGGCTTTCTGGTCTCCAAAGAGCATCACAGAACCTTTCCCAAACTGTTTTTCAATTTCCTTTATCGCCCTCTCAAGGGCGCTTTTCTTCTCCTTAGGAATCATACTTTATCAGACCTCCTTCAAAACTACAGGAAAAGAGTTTTGTATACTTTGCCCCTTCCGGTGAAAGTTCTGATTTGAATAAAGAAACCTCGCTCACCGGAACAATTACTTCTTCAATTTCAACCGTTTCAATGAGCTTCCTCCAGTAAGGTGGACTGAATTTCATGCGTCCAACGGTGATATGAGCATGAAAGTTTTCATCGACATTAAAACCGAGACTTTCCAAAGCCACTCTGGTTTCTCTGAAAAGGTTATTTAGTATCGGAGAGGATTTTACACCTATCCATATAACTCGCGGTAGGTTCTTATGGCGAAAAAAACCCAGTTTTCCCGTTGAAAAAGTGAAAGTCGGGAACCCCCTTAAACGTTTTGAAAGCATTGAGGCTATTAGTTCAACTTTTTCGTCTTTAACTTCATTGAGAAAGGCGAGAGTAAGGTGAGCGTTGCTCCCCGGTACCCACGAAGCCTTAAAGCCCATTCTTTTCAATTTTTCAACAACAATGTCTACGATTTCAGCCACTTTTTGTCCTGTATCGATTGCAATGAATGTCCTCAAGTTATTTCCCCCTTTCAATATTGCGCCGGTAATCGAGAATATAGGTCACTCCACTGAGAACCGTTATCAGCGCAACAAGCCATTGAAATGTTACCGCCAGCATAGGAATATCCCAATCGAAAATTTGCTGAAAGTAGAGAAACAGCAAGAATGCCATCTGTATTACTGTTTTGGCTTTTCCGTAGTAGTTCGCCGCAATAACGACGCTCTGTGAAGCCGCAAGCATCCTGATCCCAGAAACGAGCGTATCTCTAAAAAGCACCACAAAAACCAACCAGAAATCGACTTTGCCTATGAACATGAAAATAAGCAACAGAGACGTTATCATGATTTTGTCAGAAATTTGATCCAGAAACTTCCCAAAAGTTGACACCTGATTCAACTTTCTCGCAAGTTTTCCGTCGAAATAGTCCGTAAGAGCAGCAATAATGAAAAACGCGAAAGATACTGCTGACCACTTTTCAGGTTCAAAATAAAGAAAAGCCACAATCGGAATTGTCAGTATTATTCTTGACAATGTTAGTATGTTAGGTATGTTCATCAACGACAACCCCTTCCAAATCATTCTCGTAGGCTTCTGTTATCAAAGCCTCTACATACTCTCCAGGCTTTCCCCTTCCCTTAACGAAAATATTTCCATCAATTTCAGGAGAAAAATGCCACGACCTGCCAACGAGAAATTCCTCGTTCATTTCTTCAACCAACACTTTCAGCCTTTTATTCAGAAACTTTCTATTTAATTCGTATGAGATCTGCTCCTGCTCTTCAAGAAGCTGTTCCAGTAACTTGAATGCTACTTCCTTATCCATCGTTAAACCCATGTTATATGCCTTGGTTCCTTCTTCGGGTGAATATACAAATCCACCTAACTTATTGAACCTGACCTGCCTAACAAATTCAAGTGTTTCAGCAAAGCTATCCTGCGTTTCTCCCGGGAATCCAACCATAATAGTTGTTCTAAGTACTGCCTCAGGTATTCTATTCCTTATTTCTTGAAACAGTTGAATGAGTTCTTCACGTTTTCTCCATCTGCCCATCGACTGTAATATTGCATTCGAACCACTTTGAACAGGCACATCAAAATACTTTACGACCTTCCTTGAAACTGCCATTGTATCTATAATATCCGCAGTAAGATGGTCAGGATGTAGATACATTACCCTGACCCAGAATTCGCCCTCCAGTTTATCGATATGTTTGAGCAATTCTGGAAGAGTTTGCTTGTTGTAAAGGTCTATCCCATATTGAGTGGTGTCCTGTGATACAAGTATTATTTCCTTCGTTCCATTTGAAATCAGTCCCTTTATTTCAGTGATAATATCTTCTAATTTTCTACTTCTTGAACGTCCTTTGAATGCTGGTATTGAGCAAAAAGCACAGTTCCTGTCACAGCCATCGCCTATCTTTACATAGGCGTATGTTTCGCTCTTTTCCCTTACTTCAAAACTGTATACCCCATCAGGCTCATCAAGGTAGAAGAACGTTCCATTCTCTATGAGATCAGCCAATTTTTTCGGTGAAGTTACCCCCACAAGGCCATCGAGTTCTGGTATTTCCTCTTTAAGCTCGTTGAAATAGCGTTGAACGAGACACCCAACAGCGATAACTCTTAGAGATGGTTTATCCTCTTTAAGTGAACAGAATCCAAGTATTTCTTCGATACTCTCCTTTTTAGCCTCTTCGATGAAGCCACAGGTATCAATAATCATCACATCAGCGTCTAGTGCGTTGTCCACTATTCTGTGACCTCTCTTTTTGAGAATCCCTTTGAAATTTGCCATGTCTGCGAGATTTTTAGGGCAACCCAGTGTTAGAACTCCTATTTTCATCGGTAGTATTCCTTCCTTTTCTTAAGGTAGAGTTCTCTTATTTTTGTTAATTCCTCAATGTACTCCTGATCTTTGTAATTGGGATAAGTATATTCAAGGGGTCTAAACGCTCCGTTTAAAAACATCAGAGTAACTTCAGCATTTATCCCTCTACCAATGTATATCCTGTTAGCCCAATGTTTTGTTGAAGCGAGGACAAACTGCGTATGATGAATATAACCAGGATCGAGATTGATTTTCCTCTTACCTTCAATGGCAAAATCTTTTTCGATTTCATTCGTTCTGAGCTTAATCTCAGCAAGCTGGGAGGGATGAATCAATCTTTTAAAACTTACGAGCTTTCCCTGTAATTTATGACCCATTTCATCGTTGTAGAAGTAAGTATATTTATCAAAATCAAGGGTACGAGATGTGTAATCTATAGATCCAAATTCCTTTTCAAGCACGGGCTTCACTTCTGTAAAACGATATTCTATGTAAGAAGAAAAGACAAAAATCACAAGGTTCACGAGTTCTGTTTTCTTTATTTGTCCCATTTTATGAGTCTCACCTCAACTTTCTGTATCTGAATCTCGAAGGTCTCGTTCAAAAAATGCAATTGATAGGAACCGCCACCGTTAACTATTTTGAGTGTCTGTCCTTCTATGAGTTTGAAAGCCTTTGAATCACCACTCCGGATTTTATACAGTTCATTACCCTTTCTAACCGTGATTTCTTTTTCTATTTTATCGACCACAATGGTATTCGATTCTGCATCGAGTTTCCTTAGTGTTAAAAACAACATTACATCAGTTATCAAAAACATAAAAAGCAGCAGGAGCAACAGTAATAAAAAGACTTCGTTTCTCATCGAAACAATCCTTTTTTCAATATTCTTTTTTCTACAAAATTATATCACGCGTACTCGAAGGCTACTATAGAATTCTTTTAAGGACAACAAACTTTGTGATATAATTTCACAAGTAAGTCAGATGGAGAGGAGTGAGCAAATGGAAGGAAAAATTCCAAAACCAACGATTAAAAGGCTCGCTGTCTACTACAGATGTCTTGAAAATCTGATTAAAAGTGGTAAAGAAACGGTTTCCTCACAAGAACTTGGAACCTATCTCAATATAAAAGCAAGTCAAGTGAGGAAGGACCTGTCGTACTTCGGGGAATTC
This genomic interval from Kosmotoga pacifica contains the following:
- the ftsH gene encoding ATP-dependent zinc metalloprotease FtsH; its protein translation is MNFSSLGSKGGQQVERRPKLGMILFYFLFGIFLILALRGLYPSTEVNTVEYSEFIRELELNNIDELVVYDDGRVVYSKFVSGKPKSYQTYVSPQTLSTDRFQSLIDDLVQKGVEVRYEKGNDSMFWVNLLGTIIPLAIIVFIWFFAMRSLSGRNSQAFSFTRSPAKKYMSTGDKVTFKDVAGVDEAVEELKDAVSYLKDPNIFTETGARMPKGILLVGPPGTGKTLLAKAVAGEADVPFFYISGSDFVELFVGVGAARVRDLFIQAKANAPSIIFIDEIDAVGRHRGAGLGGGHDEREQTLNQILVEMDGFDTKTGVIVMAATNRPDILDRALLRPGRFDKKITVDPPDVKGRAEILKIHMRGKPIDPDIDVWLLAKRTPGFVGADLENLVNEAAILAARHKKKLIGMKEFEEAIDRVIAGPARKSRIMNPKEKRIVAYHELGHALVGLALPNAYSVHKVTVIPRGTMALGFTESLPAEDRYLNSKSEMLDNLSQILAGRAAEEIVFGEITTGAANDLDKATTIARAMVCRLGMSERLGPIAWGREESEVFLGRELTRMRNYSEEIASEIDNEVKKIILDAYDRAKEIIVKFRDKLDKAAEYLMEKETLTGKELAEILELVEDGNYYREPEIEVEQSTKEESNEHKREEA
- the tilS gene encoding tRNA lysidine(34) synthetase TilS; this encodes MTSSFERKVLEFIKQYEMIEPKSKILIAVSGGKDSMALLHFLSKHTDLFDCEIVAANLDHGLRGAEGKVEAQMIRKYCSERGIPFYHERIDVRKFMEENREFSPEEAARLKRMEFLHRIRASVGADKIAVAHHLNDLAETILMRLVRGTGIKGILGMKPIDGMIIRPFLSVTVQDIKDYVTINMIPFSSDKTNTVEDFDRNYIRLKVMPLLKKLNPAYEKAFWRFFVNTFETFMILEKNVRKLLSDTHWREGQALIKKELLMTCDWPVTAEYVRIIVQRLSARHYPPSRERVMVFKKMLASPKGGWKIQFPGGVDCVHEGSYIRFYNSSSIVEPEVLQISNIPFMAEFDFGNVIIEKAHDIPDNVDGSYMAVCPVSTVKFPLFLRGAKKTDKIIPFGLHSKKDVVTLAAHKATPDVFLNLMVLEDSEGRVLWIPGVRASEFCRSIDRKDEFLLFRFERRSTSGT
- the rny gene encoding ribonuclease Y, which encodes MIIGIFIGLIIGTAITFIAIPIVTKRVKNRLEEQLKAARQDAESIKKRALEEAEHLRKKALIEGREELHKFREEMERELRKEREELKQWDERLSRKEDNLDRKEEVLEKMKFELESKREEIKNLKEAAEKKLYELSELTPEEARELVIKRAEEIYEYEIAQRFKQIKDQYEEEAMKHAKWVIVNAVQRYAADVTGDITVSTVSLPSDEMKGRIIGREGRNIRAFEKLTGADLIIDDTPEIVVVSCFNPLRRAVAKLTLERLVEDGRIHPARIEEMYEKAKKAVYLEVKEAGQEALMKVGIPSMHPELVKLLGRLKYRTSYGQNVLEHSIEVAQIATLMAAELGLNVDKVKRGALLHDLGKAVDHELEGSHAIIGGEIAKRYGEKADIVNMIQYHHGETEATSPESVLIAAADAISAARPGARRESLDMYIKRLEKLEEIATSFSHVEKAYAIQAGRELRVIVEPDKVDDLLAEKLAADIARKIEEEMEYPGVVKVTVIRERRSVAYAS
- a CDS encoding regulatory protein RecX, encoding MNRSEKSPEFERAKSDAFRLLKYRSRAEKEIFKRLKEKGYPFQVITEVVAWLKEHGFVDDEMFAWLYAYDALKVHFKGPYRIERELLSLGISKEIVTKTLSRLKDEIDITSVLKAYLERVRFDIDDSSAIEKLKAKLYRRGFASSMIDATLREILNSHET
- the recA gene encoding recombinase RecA, whose amino-acid sequence is MIPKEKKSALERAIKEIEKQFGKGSVMLFGDQKARSNIDVIPSGSLSLDIALVVGGYPRGRVVEIYGAESSGKTTIALHAIAEAQKKGGIAAFVDAEHALDINYARALGIDVDNLLISQPDYGEQALEIVDGLVRSNAVDLIVVDSVAALVPRAEIEGSMGELQVGLQARLMSQALRKISGTVSKSNSIVMFINQTRMKIGVVYGNPETTTGGVALKFYSSIRLEVRKSSAIREGNEIIGNEVTIKVVKNKVAPPFKDTRVDLIYGRGIAHDNELFNLAVKEGMIERKGAWYTYISKDGKEISLGQGKSNGVEFLNSNPQLMLEIENRIREKYGLPLVEAKKAGDTVDNEQK
- the thpR gene encoding RNA 2',3'-cyclic phosphodiesterase, with the protein product MRTFIAIDTGQKVAEIVDIVVEKLKRMGFKASWVPGSNAHLTLAFLNEVKDEKVELIASMLSKRLRGFPTFTFSTGKLGFFRHKNLPRVIWIGVKSSPILNNLFRETRVALESLGFNVDENFHAHITVGRMKFSPPYWRKLIETVEIEEVIVPVSEVSLFKSELSPEGAKYTKLFSCSFEGGLIKYDS
- the pgsA gene encoding CDP-diacylglycerol--glycerol-3-phosphate 3-phosphatidyltransferase yields the protein MNIPNILTLSRIILTIPIVAFLYFEPEKWSAVSFAFFIIAALTDYFDGKLARKLNQVSTFGKFLDQISDKIMITSLLLIFMFIGKVDFWLVFVVLFRDTLVSGIRMLAASQSVVIAANYYGKAKTVIQMAFLLFLYFQQIFDWDIPMLAVTFQWLVALITVLSGVTYILDYRRNIERGK
- the rimO gene encoding 30S ribosomal protein S12 methylthiotransferase RimO — translated: MKIGVLTLGCPKNLADMANFKGILKKRGHRIVDNALDADVMIIDTCGFIEEAKKESIEEILGFCSLKEDKPSLRVIAVGCLVQRYFNELKEEIPELDGLVGVTSPKKLADLIENGTFFYLDEPDGVYSFEVREKSETYAYVKIGDGCDRNCAFCSIPAFKGRSRSRKLEDIITEIKGLISNGTKEIILVSQDTTQYGIDLYNKQTLPELLKHIDKLEGEFWVRVMYLHPDHLTADIIDTMAVSRKVVKYFDVPVQSGSNAILQSMGRWRKREELIQLFQEIRNRIPEAVLRTTIMVGFPGETQDSFAETLEFVRQVRFNKLGGFVYSPEEGTKAYNMGLTMDKEVAFKLLEQLLEEQEQISYELNRKFLNKRLKVLVEEMNEEFLVGRSWHFSPEIDGNIFVKGRGKPGEYVEALITEAYENDLEGVVVDEHT
- a CDS encoding DUF4416 family protein, with translation MGQIKKTELVNLVIFVFSSYIEYRFTEVKPVLEKEFGSIDYTSRTLDFDKYTYFYNDEMGHKLQGKLVSFKRLIHPSQLAEIKLRTNEIEKDFAIEGKRKINLDPGYIHHTQFVLASTKHWANRIYIGRGINAEVTLMFLNGAFRPLEYTYPNYKDQEYIEELTKIRELYLKKRKEYYR